The sequence CCAGGCTGCGTCTGCGGGTCGCACGCAGATAGAGCTCGAGCGCGTCCCGAATCACTGCCGAGCGCCCACGGCGGCGTACTTCTGGGTCCGCGTCAATGCGCTTGAGCAAGGACTCGTCCAGTGAGATCTGCACTGCCTTGGATCCCATATGGATACTACTCTTCCATCACTTCATATAGTGTCAAGCCAACATCATGCTGTCGCTGCATGCG is a genomic window of Pseudomonadota bacterium containing:
- a CDS encoding ribbon-helix-helix domain-containing protein, translated to MGSKAVQISLDESLLKRIDADPEVRRRGRSAVIRDALELYLRATRRRSLDEAIRRAYGDAGDHALAEVEDLLESQAWPRE